Proteins from a single region of Sporosarcina sp. P33:
- the cysI gene encoding assimilatory sulfite reductase (NADPH) hemoprotein subunit: MSSTTKPVHIQDGPPSDVEEIKIESDYLRGSLIETMNDSISAGIPGDDNRLMKFHGSYLQDDRDLRTERQRQKLEPAYQFMIRVRTPAGFATPKQWLVMDELAHKYGNGTLKLTTRQAFQMHGILKWNMKKNIQEMNEALLDSIAACGDVNRNVMCSPNPNESPIHAEVYEWAKRLSQDLLPQTTAYHEIWLDEEKIVDTTGEEVEPVYGATYLPRKFKIGIAVPPMNDVDVFSQDVGLIAIAEEGKLIGFNVAVGGGMGMTHGDEQTYPQLGRLIGFVPADQVVEVAKHLMMIQRDNGNRSVRKYARFKYTIDSRGLDWLKEELHSRLGRELEAVRPYRFDHNGDRYGWAAAANDRWNYTFFIENGRVRDTENYKLMTALREIAEIHTGDFRLSPNQNLVLGDVADANKKNIEEIIAKYNLESPVEQSALRRSSMACVALPTCGLAMAEAERYLPSLITKIEGLMDEAGLGDEEIVTRMTGCPNGCARPAIAELGFIGKGPGKYNMYLGGGFAGQRLSKIYRENIGEKEILDELGPILKRYAKERNDGERFGDFVIRAGFVGETTDGTNFHTV, translated from the coding sequence ATGTCTTCAACAACAAAACCTGTACACATACAGGATGGGCCACCAAGTGATGTAGAAGAAATTAAAATTGAAAGTGATTACCTGCGCGGAAGTCTGATTGAAACAATGAACGACTCCATCAGTGCAGGGATTCCGGGTGATGACAACCGCCTGATGAAATTCCATGGGAGCTATTTGCAGGATGACCGTGATCTGCGGACCGAACGTCAGCGTCAAAAGCTGGAGCCTGCCTATCAGTTCATGATTCGTGTGCGGACACCTGCAGGTTTTGCAACGCCGAAGCAATGGCTGGTGATGGATGAGCTGGCGCATAAATACGGCAATGGCACGTTGAAATTAACGACGCGTCAAGCATTTCAGATGCATGGGATATTAAAGTGGAACATGAAAAAGAATATCCAGGAAATGAATGAGGCATTGCTGGATTCCATCGCTGCCTGCGGTGATGTAAACCGTAACGTAATGTGCAGTCCGAATCCCAATGAGTCTCCAATTCATGCTGAAGTATATGAGTGGGCAAAGCGCCTGAGCCAGGATTTATTGCCGCAGACGACCGCTTATCATGAAATTTGGCTGGATGAAGAAAAAATTGTGGATACGACAGGGGAAGAAGTAGAGCCGGTCTACGGTGCTACGTATCTCCCAAGAAAATTCAAAATAGGCATTGCTGTGCCGCCAATGAATGATGTCGATGTATTCTCTCAAGATGTCGGTTTAATTGCGATTGCAGAAGAGGGTAAGCTGATCGGCTTTAATGTGGCAGTAGGCGGCGGAATGGGAATGACTCACGGCGATGAGCAAACGTATCCGCAACTGGGACGGCTAATAGGTTTTGTTCCTGCCGATCAGGTGGTGGAAGTTGCCAAGCACTTGATGATGATTCAGCGTGATAATGGAAATCGTTCAGTAAGGAAATATGCACGATTCAAGTACACCATCGATTCACGCGGACTGGATTGGCTGAAAGAAGAACTGCACAGCCGTCTTGGCCGGGAGCTGGAAGCAGTACGGCCTTACCGCTTCGATCATAATGGCGATCGTTATGGATGGGCAGCGGCAGCAAATGATCGCTGGAACTATACATTCTTTATTGAAAACGGACGTGTACGCGATACAGAGAATTATAAATTAATGACGGCGCTTCGCGAAATTGCCGAAATCCACACAGGTGATTTCCGTCTGAGTCCAAATCAGAATCTTGTGCTCGGTGATGTAGCGGATGCAAATAAAAAGAATATCGAGGAAATTATTGCGAAGTATAATCTTGAATCACCCGTCGAACAGTCTGCATTGCGCAGGAGCTCCATGGCGTGTGTGGCATTGCCGACTTGCGGTCTGGCGATGGCGGAAGCAGAGCGATATTTGCCTTCATTGATTACCAAAATCGAAGGTTTGATGGATGAAGCAGGATTAGGTGATGAAGAAATTGTGACTCGTATGACGGGCTGCCCGAATGGCTGTGCACGTCCGGCAATTGCAGAACTTGGCTTTATCGGAAAAGGACCGGGCAAGTATAATATGTATTTAGGCGGCGGCTTTGCCGGCCAGCGACTAAGCAAAATTTATCGCGAAAATATTGGGGAGAAAGAAATTTTGGATGAGCTGGGACCAATATTGAAGCGCTATGCAAAAGAACGGAATGATGGCGAACGCTTTGGGGACTTTGTAATTCGCGCGGGATTTGTCGGAGAAACGACAGACGGAACAAATTTCCATACGGTATGA
- a CDS encoding assimilatory sulfite reductase (NADPH) flavoprotein subunit, translating to MGLQVTNSPFSEEQVELLNRLLPSITESQQSWLSGYLTAASSAAMPSGGVAVLERPTIEVPAAVKEITILYGSQTGNGQGIAEQAAAKLKEQSFDVTIQSMSDFKPNALKKIENLLLVVSTHGEGDPPDTALPFYEFLHGRRAPKLDHLHYSVLALGDSSYEFFCKTGADFDQRLTELGAVQLAPRVDCDLDYDEPAAQWLAAVEVSLEINTGGQSAAAALAAEPVSSAQYSRTNPFRAEVLENINLNGRGSNKETRHLEISLEGSGLTYEPGDSLGIFPENNSDLIDEIIVVGGWNAEETVEVNTQGERRAFRIALLNHFEVTVLTKPLLEKLSNYTESEKLTQLLDKERADELRAYIDGRDLLDALKDFGPVSAAEQQLVGILRKLPARLYSIASSLEANPEEVHVTIGVVRYEAHGRDRHGVCSSQCAENLKPGDTLPIYIHKNDNFRLPANPETPIIMIGPGTGIAPFRSFIEERNETGAQGKSWLFFGDQHYVTDFYYQTEWQNYVKDGSLTRLDVAFSRDTDEKVYVQHKMKQASQELYQWIEDGAVIYICGDEKNMAKDVHATLLEILQQEGGKTQEEAEEFLTQLIHEKRYQRDVY from the coding sequence ATGGGGTTACAAGTAACGAACAGTCCTTTTAGTGAAGAACAAGTGGAATTGCTCAATCGTCTGTTGCCGAGTATTACAGAATCGCAGCAAAGCTGGCTGAGCGGTTATTTAACAGCTGCCAGTTCAGCTGCAATGCCGTCAGGCGGAGTGGCGGTTCTGGAACGCCCGACGATTGAAGTTCCGGCTGCTGTGAAGGAAATAACCATTCTGTACGGTTCACAGACGGGCAATGGACAGGGAATTGCAGAACAGGCAGCAGCTAAATTAAAAGAACAATCTTTTGATGTGACGATTCAGTCAATGAGTGATTTTAAACCGAATGCATTAAAAAAAATTGAGAACCTGTTACTTGTTGTGAGTACGCATGGGGAAGGGGATCCGCCAGACACAGCCCTGCCATTTTACGAATTCCTGCATGGACGCCGTGCGCCGAAACTGGATCATCTTCATTATTCTGTATTGGCACTGGGTGACAGCTCCTATGAATTTTTCTGTAAAACAGGCGCCGATTTCGATCAGAGACTTACAGAGTTGGGTGCCGTTCAATTGGCGCCGCGTGTAGATTGTGACTTAGATTATGATGAACCCGCAGCACAGTGGCTGGCGGCAGTAGAAGTTTCTCTGGAAATCAACACTGGCGGTCAATCCGCAGCTGCAGCTCTGGCTGCAGAGCCCGTATCTTCCGCGCAATATTCACGCACGAATCCGTTTAGAGCAGAAGTGCTGGAGAATATAAATCTGAACGGCCGCGGGTCGAATAAAGAAACACGTCACTTGGAGATTTCCTTAGAGGGCTCGGGCCTAACGTATGAACCGGGGGATAGTCTAGGGATTTTTCCTGAAAATAATTCCGACTTAATCGATGAGATTATCGTAGTTGGCGGCTGGAATGCAGAAGAAACTGTTGAGGTCAATACACAAGGCGAGCGCCGTGCGTTTCGTATTGCGTTATTGAATCATTTTGAAGTGACGGTATTAACAAAGCCGTTGCTTGAAAAGCTGTCGAATTATACTGAATCGGAAAAGTTAACACAATTACTTGATAAAGAACGAGCGGATGAACTGCGCGCATATATTGACGGCCGCGATTTGCTCGATGCCTTGAAGGACTTCGGACCGGTTTCGGCAGCTGAGCAGCAGTTGGTTGGTATTCTTCGTAAATTGCCTGCCAGATTATATTCGATTGCCAGCAGCCTGGAAGCGAATCCGGAAGAAGTGCATGTAACAATCGGGGTTGTGCGATATGAAGCGCACGGCCGTGACCGGCATGGCGTATGCTCGAGCCAATGTGCGGAAAACCTTAAGCCGGGTGATACGTTACCAATCTATATACACAAAAATGATAACTTCCGTTTGCCTGCGAATCCTGAAACTCCGATTATTATGATCGGGCCAGGTACCGGGATTGCGCCTTTCCGTTCATTCATTGAAGAACGGAATGAGACAGGGGCACAAGGAAAGTCTTGGTTATTCTTTGGCGATCAGCATTATGTGACAGATTTCTATTATCAGACTGAATGGCAAAACTATGTGAAGGATGGCTCGTTAACTCGTCTGGATGTAGCTTTTTCGCGTGATACAGATGAAAAAGTATATGTACAGCACAAAATGAAACAGGCGAGTCAAGAGCTGTATCAATGGATTGAAGATGGCGCAGTCATTTATATATGCGGTGATGAGAAGAATATGGCTAAAGATGTCCATGCGACACTGCTCGAAATCCTTCAGCAGGAAGGCGGCAAGACGCAGGAAGAAGCCGAAGAATTCCTGACACAATTAATTCACGAGAAACGTTATCAGCGGGATGTTTATTAA
- a CDS encoding FTR1 family protein → MNTLLIAAVRYLPASLGYKRGALSVTHSSRLYKWMAVFMIIALLPIRPAFAETEINYSDLYISISDSIMQTKKENDKEALASLQEFETVWQQQKLESSKFTKEIDKTLQEALQADSASRGALLNSLSKALHELEKSENPVDEPAEREKFGKAMEPALTVLQQAIGSGALEEIEQANQQFISAWTHNERAVREQNISAYGAIETSMAFIRITLAEEQPDLEVLQSQYDDLAATVGQFVNGTLKEAAAEDYSLATLTALLDQSSESLQNGQFEEAKDSLREFIQIWPNVEGEVRTKNAALYTQLENTLPLIIGQLSNKGYDVQAADRQLQDFKQQIALLQTNDNFSFWDSALILLREGLEALLIIMALLSFLTNANQQAMRKWVYIGAAAGITLSILAAVMMSTVLQSVTIGNDRELMEGYIGLVAAALMIGVGIWMHQKSNVVSWNRYISRQMGQAISKGSVLAMASVSFLSVFREGAETLVFYAGIAPKMSTIEFVAGILLAVAILAIVAFAFMKLSHRIPIHRFFAVATILIYVLAFKILGVSLHTLQLNNVIDTTVQPRLPIIDFIGFYPTNETIMAQLGLLVIIAAAAWIRKADNRTKTQLTN, encoded by the coding sequence ATGAATACATTACTCATCGCGGCAGTGCGTTATTTGCCTGCTTCCCTGGGATACAAAAGGGGGGCTTTATCGGTGACTCACTCTTCTCGATTATATAAATGGATGGCGGTATTCATGATCATAGCGTTATTGCCGATCCGCCCGGCATTCGCGGAAACAGAAATCAATTACAGTGATCTGTATATTTCTATCAGTGATTCCATAATGCAGACGAAAAAGGAAAACGATAAAGAAGCCTTAGCCTCCCTGCAAGAATTTGAAACGGTTTGGCAGCAGCAGAAACTGGAGAGTTCCAAGTTCACAAAAGAAATCGACAAAACGTTACAGGAAGCTTTACAAGCTGATTCAGCATCACGCGGCGCGTTATTAAATTCATTATCCAAAGCTCTGCATGAACTTGAAAAATCAGAAAACCCAGTGGATGAGCCAGCCGAGCGCGAGAAATTTGGCAAAGCGATGGAGCCGGCGCTTACCGTTTTACAGCAGGCAATCGGCTCGGGGGCACTGGAAGAAATTGAGCAAGCAAATCAACAATTTATTTCTGCGTGGACACACAATGAGCGTGCGGTTCGGGAGCAGAATATATCTGCATATGGCGCGATTGAGACGAGTATGGCGTTCATCAGAATCACCCTGGCGGAAGAACAGCCTGATCTAGAAGTGCTTCAATCACAGTATGACGACTTAGCAGCAACTGTCGGTCAGTTTGTCAATGGGACGTTGAAAGAGGCGGCTGCGGAAGACTATTCACTTGCGACATTAACAGCCTTGCTCGATCAAAGCTCTGAATCTCTGCAAAACGGACAGTTTGAGGAAGCGAAAGATTCTTTGCGCGAATTTATTCAAATTTGGCCGAATGTAGAAGGAGAAGTACGCACGAAGAATGCCGCTCTATATACACAGCTTGAAAATACATTGCCATTAATCATTGGCCAACTATCCAACAAAGGCTACGATGTTCAGGCGGCAGATCGTCAGTTGCAGGATTTTAAACAGCAAATTGCGCTGCTGCAAACGAATGATAATTTCAGCTTTTGGGACTCCGCACTGATTTTATTGCGTGAAGGTCTTGAAGCGTTGCTGATTATCATGGCGCTATTGTCATTTTTGACGAACGCCAACCAGCAGGCTATGCGGAAATGGGTATATATAGGTGCTGCTGCCGGTATTACACTGAGTATTTTGGCGGCTGTCATGATGTCTACAGTTTTACAGTCCGTCACGATCGGCAATGACCGGGAGCTGATGGAAGGTTACATCGGACTTGTCGCGGCGGCATTAATGATCGGTGTCGGCATATGGATGCATCAAAAATCCAATGTCGTGTCTTGGAATCGCTATATTTCCAGGCAAATGGGCCAAGCGATTTCAAAGGGCAGTGTTCTGGCCATGGCATCGGTCAGTTTTCTGTCAGTATTCAGGGAAGGTGCGGAAACGCTTGTGTTCTATGCGGGCATCGCACCTAAGATGTCCACAATAGAATTTGTTGCAGGTATTTTGCTTGCAGTCGCCATATTGGCTATTGTGGCATTCGCTTTCATGAAACTGAGCCATCGCATTCCAATCCATCGCTTCTTCGCAGTGGCGACGATATTAATATATGTACTCGCATTCAAAATTCTTGGCGTCAGTCTGCATACTTTGCAGCTGAACAACGTCATTGATACAACTGTCCAGCCGCGATTGCCGATCATCGACTTTATCGGTTTCTATCCAACCAATGAAACCATCATGGCGCAGCTTGGCTTACTTGTGATCATTGCAGCGGCAGCCTGGATCCGAAAGGCTGACAATCGTACGAAAACACAACTTACCAATTGA
- the efeB gene encoding iron uptake transporter deferrochelatase/peroxidase subunit, whose translation MTDRTEEKFYEKKISRRQMLKYTGAGAAGVVIGASGLGSMLNVFGMAVEEDNPRTKNKVNFYGKHQSGIATECQSYVYFASLNALVNSQKELMDLFKMWTPLTVRMMNGEQIADPSANGLIPAKDTGEAAGLDASNLTLTFGVGPSLFEKESLGLAAKRPAELKDLPHFPKDQLDPAYTGGDICIQACADDPQVAFHAVRNLVRAASGKVTLKWTQAGFNSYPMKGKKKETPRNLFAFKDGTVNPDGAKEAEMNEVAWIGAGESKGWMTNGTYMAVRRIQMHLETWDRTALQEQEATFGRHRDTGAPLGKKNEMDEVGLNEKDANGNYVLPDASHVRLAKKAKQKILRRSFSYSSGVMDSTGTFDAGLLFVSFQKRPEQFIAIQNSFGREDKLNEYITHRGSALFACFPGIQKGGFIGDSLFSII comes from the coding sequence ATGACGGATCGAACCGAAGAAAAATTCTATGAAAAGAAAATCTCACGCCGTCAAATGCTAAAGTACACGGGAGCCGGTGCTGCAGGCGTCGTAATTGGAGCGTCGGGTCTCGGAAGTATGCTGAATGTATTTGGAATGGCAGTGGAAGAGGATAATCCGCGCACGAAAAATAAAGTCAACTTCTATGGTAAACATCAATCAGGAATTGCGACTGAATGTCAGAGCTATGTGTATTTCGCTTCGTTAAATGCACTGGTAAACTCACAGAAGGAATTGATGGATTTATTTAAAATGTGGACACCTTTGACTGTGCGTATGATGAACGGAGAGCAGATTGCCGACCCTTCTGCCAATGGGCTGATTCCTGCAAAAGATACAGGTGAAGCGGCGGGGCTTGATGCTTCCAACCTGACGCTGACGTTCGGAGTTGGTCCGTCGCTGTTTGAAAAAGAGTCATTAGGGTTAGCTGCAAAGCGCCCCGCTGAATTAAAGGACTTGCCGCATTTTCCTAAAGATCAGCTCGACCCTGCCTACACAGGAGGGGACATCTGCATTCAAGCATGTGCGGACGATCCGCAAGTTGCATTTCATGCGGTACGGAACTTAGTGCGGGCCGCTTCCGGTAAAGTGACATTAAAGTGGACGCAGGCAGGCTTCAATTCCTATCCGATGAAAGGCAAGAAGAAAGAAACACCGCGGAACTTATTCGCTTTTAAAGACGGCACTGTAAATCCGGATGGCGCTAAAGAAGCAGAGATGAATGAAGTTGCCTGGATCGGCGCAGGTGAATCAAAGGGCTGGATGACCAACGGAACGTATATGGCGGTCCGAAGAATTCAGATGCATTTAGAAACGTGGGACCGCACCGCACTTCAGGAACAGGAAGCAACATTTGGGCGCCATCGTGATACAGGCGCCCCTTTGGGAAAGAAGAATGAAATGGACGAGGTAGGTCTGAACGAGAAAGATGCAAATGGCAACTATGTATTACCCGACGCTTCCCATGTTCGATTAGCGAAGAAGGCGAAACAGAAAATCCTTCGCCGTTCGTTCTCTTACAGTTCGGGTGTGATGGATTCAACTGGCACATTCGACGCAGGATTACTGTTCGTATCCTTCCAGAAACGACCTGAACAATTTATCGCCATTCAGAACAGTTTTGGGCGGGAAGATAAATTAAATGAATACATTACTCATCGCGGCAGTGCGTTATTTGCCTGCTTCCCTGGGATACAAAAGGGGGGCTTTATCGGTGACTCACTCTTCTCGATTATATAA
- the efeO gene encoding iron uptake system protein EfeO, translating to MKRKLVTAFTLTAGILLTGCGTAAEPAGNEQATPEAVDLTAETEAYKQFALEQMDEFVIGTEKFVTAVKAGDIDEAKKIYPLARMYFERSEPIAESFGDLDPRIDARLADVQEEGQGEEEWSGYHKIEYGLWAENTTEGYADVADQLLKDAKELRARVETVEVSPDLMITGAVDLLNEVSTSKISGEEEIYSHTDLYDFKANIEGAEKIYEILKEKMTAKDQQLTEELQTKFETINALLADYEDGDGGYVSYEELTKEDTKALSEAVNQLGEPLSMMGIVTE from the coding sequence ATGAAACGAAAACTAGTTACAGCTTTTACTTTAACGGCAGGTATTCTTTTAACGGGATGCGGTACAGCTGCAGAGCCTGCTGGAAATGAACAAGCAACGCCAGAAGCAGTGGATTTAACGGCAGAAACAGAAGCCTATAAACAGTTTGCGCTTGAACAGATGGATGAATTTGTTATAGGTACAGAGAAATTCGTGACAGCCGTCAAAGCAGGCGATATCGATGAGGCAAAGAAAATCTATCCGCTTGCAAGAATGTATTTTGAAAGATCGGAACCAATTGCAGAAAGCTTCGGCGACTTGGATCCAAGAATCGATGCACGTCTTGCAGATGTGCAAGAAGAGGGACAGGGCGAAGAAGAGTGGTCGGGCTATCACAAAATTGAATATGGATTATGGGCGGAAAACACGACAGAAGGTTATGCGGACGTTGCAGATCAGTTGCTGAAAGACGCGAAAGAACTGCGCGCACGTGTGGAAACGGTTGAAGTTTCTCCAGACCTTATGATCACAGGAGCCGTCGATTTATTGAATGAAGTTTCCACTTCTAAAATTAGCGGGGAAGAAGAAATTTATTCCCACACGGATCTGTATGACTTTAAAGCAAATATCGAAGGCGCAGAGAAAATTTATGAAATCCTGAAAGAAAAAATGACTGCGAAAGATCAGCAGCTGACAGAAGAACTGCAGACAAAATTCGAAACAATTAATGCGCTGCTCGCTGACTATGAAGATGGGGATGGCGGTTATGTATCATATGAAGAGCTGACAAAAGAAGATACTAAAGCATTGTCGGAAGCAGTCAATCAACTGGGTGAGCCATTAAGTATGATGGGCATCGTAACGGAGTGA
- a CDS encoding DUF2157 domain-containing protein, translating into MKRKINRKEYDFLRQEFSFLQRQGKIDEAGANEMLALYEPKGGANFIRILLVFGAVLVGVGILSFIAGNWAGLTPFFKFGLIVAGMLVSYFAGYKLEDDYERTSRSMYYIGAAIFGAGIFLIGQSFHLQHTVYTDFLLWAVGILPLAYYLKDQLLAVFAGAFLIIYSFSAFSAYDPGSFGPYWLVLLIPVLFWMNETRFDRKGSLFVMNVLLSTSFIGNILELFHAEEWISAAVIFVIGVLLAVFPIKHFHTESVWTGSVIFGITGIMLTFPFIWDNLRFGDSAPHIFAVLFVILLIYLLRKDSLPAILITCALIYRYYTDITYDFMPKSLFFIIGGLLLIGFGFWFEKSRRETVKRHEE; encoded by the coding sequence GTGAAAAGAAAAATTAATAGGAAAGAATATGATTTTCTTCGGCAGGAATTTTCTTTTCTTCAGCGGCAAGGCAAGATAGATGAAGCAGGTGCCAATGAAATGCTGGCATTATACGAACCTAAGGGCGGAGCCAATTTCATCCGTATCCTGCTGGTTTTCGGAGCTGTTTTAGTCGGGGTGGGCATTTTGAGCTTCATCGCCGGCAACTGGGCCGGCCTAACGCCATTCTTTAAATTCGGTTTAATCGTCGCCGGAATGCTCGTTTCGTACTTTGCCGGTTACAAGCTTGAAGATGACTATGAACGGACATCACGCAGCATGTATTATATCGGGGCCGCCATTTTTGGTGCAGGGATTTTCCTGATCGGTCAAAGTTTCCACTTGCAGCATACGGTTTACACGGATTTTCTGCTGTGGGCTGTCGGAATTCTGCCACTGGCCTACTATTTGAAGGATCAGCTGCTTGCTGTGTTTGCCGGTGCATTTTTAATTATATACAGCTTCAGCGCATTCTCCGCTTATGATCCAGGAAGTTTTGGTCCTTACTGGCTTGTGCTCTTGATTCCCGTATTATTTTGGATGAATGAAACGCGTTTTGACAGAAAAGGATCATTATTTGTTATGAATGTCTTACTGAGTACTTCCTTTATAGGGAATATACTGGAGCTATTCCATGCAGAGGAATGGATATCCGCAGCAGTTATTTTTGTTATAGGTGTCCTGCTCGCGGTATTCCCTATCAAACACTTTCATACAGAATCTGTCTGGACCGGCTCCGTCATTTTCGGCATCACCGGTATCATGCTGACATTCCCGTTCATATGGGATAATTTGCGATTTGGAGATTCAGCGCCTCATATATTTGCTGTTTTATTCGTTATCTTATTGATCTATCTCCTGCGAAAAGACAGCTTGCCGGCTATTTTGATTACCTGTGCGTTAATCTATCGGTACTACACAGATATAACATATGATTTCATGCCAAAATCATTATTCTTTATCATTGGCGGGCTGCTGTTAATCGGTTTTGGATTCTGGTTTGAAAAATCACGACGAGAGACGGTGAAGCGTCATGAAGAGTAA
- a CDS encoding GDYXXLXY domain-containing protein → MKSKRNLFLVALIVPIVILLGMTWKPLFTLNTGKSIVLETVPVDPRDILYGDYVSLQFAIEEFTKEDLDPLLIEEFSRHDTGKLTVYAVLEQEEGDLYGLKKVTHKKPADGLFLKGDMYYYGNSDADTDQTYFANFLPDRFYVSENTGMELEKLSREGQLLALLKVRDGFAVLEDIRPK, encoded by the coding sequence ATGAAGAGTAAACGGAATCTATTTCTTGTTGCCTTAATCGTCCCCATTGTCATTCTTCTAGGAATGACCTGGAAGCCATTATTCACACTGAATACAGGTAAATCCATCGTACTCGAAACAGTGCCGGTTGATCCGCGGGATATATTATATGGCGATTATGTCAGTCTTCAATTCGCTATTGAGGAATTCACAAAAGAAGATCTCGATCCTTTGCTTATCGAGGAGTTCTCTAGGCACGATACCGGCAAACTTACAGTATATGCAGTTCTCGAGCAAGAAGAAGGAGATCTGTACGGGTTGAAGAAGGTCACTCATAAAAAGCCGGCCGATGGGTTATTCCTAAAGGGAGATATGTATTATTACGGCAATTCAGACGCGGATACAGATCAGACATATTTCGCAAACTTCCTCCCAGATCGCTTCTATGTATCGGAAAATACGGGAATGGAACTGGAGAAGCTTTCTCGGGAAGGCCAGTTGCTGGCGCTCTTAAAAGTGCGTGACGGTTTTGCCGTGCTGGAAGACATCAGGCCCAAATAA
- a CDS encoding AAA family ATPase yields MKPVSKLASKILVAVLFVTAIAAGVTWNYLQPSGSKEVSFAQMEKLIAEQSGAGVLLNESADGKLSITLDNTTYSTMVRPQSTLVDDLVQKYNVSYQYKAASSAGGWIFGGLVLAALLTLFILHKKGKLNIGATGMKHQASKATPLPDITMDDIGGIPEEMKEEILQTLEVFKHPAAAKEMGIALPQGILLYGPPGTGKTLLAQAIAKEIGATFYSSSGAAFTELFVGVGASRVRTLFQNARKQKPAVIFIDEVDALAGKRKEHGGEESEKTLTELLVQLDGGNDNEGILFIAATNRKDMLDDAFLRPGRIDFTFNVQLPDTKGRREIIDIHTNGKTLAPNVATSLDTLAESTSGFSGAEISGLFETASRRAIREGRKLIEKKDLDFAIDRTILGNTARTLNDQETKRRVAIHEAGHAIIAALTKPGSVRKATIIPRGQALGYVAPIQKELHLSTASELLDQVSMILAGGIAERLYLGEHSIGVGGDVEQAKDILERMVNTGLFQEGFSLIFNKAEKEEKMQMLFNQAAKKTETLIKDHAFQFEELVNALYKEETLEGEEVQRIVELTAPKEAAVYM; encoded by the coding sequence TTGAAGCCTGTTTCGAAATTAGCATCTAAAATTTTAGTCGCTGTCCTCTTTGTCACGGCAATTGCTGCAGGAGTCACTTGGAATTATTTACAGCCTTCTGGAAGTAAAGAGGTCTCTTTTGCCCAGATGGAAAAACTGATAGCAGAACAGTCAGGTGCTGGTGTCTTATTAAACGAATCGGCTGATGGGAAGCTTTCCATCACACTTGACAATACAACGTACAGCACGATGGTTCGACCGCAAAGTACATTAGTGGATGACTTAGTACAAAAATACAATGTATCTTATCAATATAAAGCAGCAAGTTCCGCTGGCGGATGGATTTTTGGCGGACTTGTATTAGCAGCCCTTCTCACTTTGTTCATTCTTCATAAAAAAGGAAAGCTAAATATTGGCGCAACCGGCATGAAACACCAGGCGTCCAAAGCAACTCCCCTTCCGGATATCACGATGGACGATATTGGCGGGATCCCAGAGGAAATGAAAGAAGAGATTTTGCAGACATTAGAAGTGTTTAAACATCCCGCTGCTGCAAAAGAGATGGGGATCGCTTTACCGCAAGGAATTCTGCTTTACGGTCCTCCAGGAACAGGAAAAACCTTACTGGCCCAGGCAATCGCAAAAGAAATAGGCGCCACTTTCTATTCTTCAAGCGGTGCAGCCTTTACTGAATTATTTGTTGGCGTAGGAGCCTCACGTGTTCGGACACTTTTCCAAAATGCGCGCAAACAAAAACCTGCCGTTATTTTTATTGATGAAGTGGATGCGCTGGCAGGGAAACGAAAAGAGCACGGCGGTGAAGAATCCGAAAAAACGTTAACGGAGCTGCTCGTTCAGCTAGACGGCGGAAATGATAATGAGGGTATTTTATTCATTGCGGCAACTAACCGGAAAGATATGCTTGACGACGCATTTTTACGCCCCGGACGAATCGATTTCACTTTCAATGTGCAGCTGCCGGATACAAAAGGACGCCGGGAAATCATCGATATCCATACGAACGGGAAAACATTGGCTCCTAATGTGGCAACTTCGCTTGATACACTCGCAGAGAGCACTTCTGGATTTTCGGGCGCAGAGATCAGCGGTCTGTTTGAAACAGCAAGCCGCCGGGCTATTCGTGAAGGCCGTAAATTAATCGAGAAGAAAGATCTGGACTTTGCAATTGACCGGACGATTCTCGGAAATACAGCACGGACATTGAATGACCAGGAAACTAAACGCCGGGTTGCTATTCATGAGGCGGGCCACGCGATCATTGCTGCGTTAACGAAGCCGGGTTCTGTCAGAAAAGCGACAATCATTCCAAGAGGCCAGGCACTCGGCTATGTTGCCCCTATCCAAAAGGAACTGCACTTGTCTACTGCCAGTGAACTGCTCGATCAAGTCAGCATGATCTTAGCAGGCGGTATTGCAGAGCGTCTGTATCTGGGTGAACACAGTATCGGGGTCGGCGGTGATGTCGAACAGGCGAAAGATATTTTGGAGCGTATGGTGAATACCGGATTATTCCAGGAAGGTTTCTCCTTAATCTTCAATAAAGCTGAAAAAGAAGAAAAAATGCAGATGCTCTTTAATCAAGCTGCGAAAAAGACTGAAACCTTAATTAAAGATCATGCCTTTCAATTCGAGGAGCTGGTCAACGCGCTTTATAAAGAAGAAACACTTGAAGGTGAAGAAGTACAGCGGATTGTGGAGTTAACGGCTCCAAAAGAAGCTGCAGTATATATGTAA